The following are from one region of the Dreissena polymorpha isolate Duluth1 chromosome 2, UMN_Dpol_1.0, whole genome shotgun sequence genome:
- the LOC127868730 gene encoding Golgi to ER traffic protein 4 homolog codes for MADGTQRVLAKCQKCIDSGDYYEAHQMFRTLYFRYSTAKKYAEAIDLLYNGALTLLKHKQYESGSDLALLMVDVLNTAKEPVTEGHTDKVVELLRVMEDPNLDRHQYLNSALRWTINVEPRCKAGHPELHKKCGLLFWQEKNYIQARYHYLHSSDGNNLAAMLIEYHTTLGYPSEADLFIAQTVLQFLCLQNKDTAMVVFTVYTKQHPDVERGPPYIQPLLNFIWFLLLALESGKLAVFVVLCEKYQTSISRDPSYREYLDKIGQIFFGVPPPKSQSQGGFLGNLIHSLLGEDGDNMSPSGTTSHTPVLTPHTPSTEQKSMTPVELD; via the exons GTATAGCACAGCTAAAAAATATGCTGAGGCAATAGATCTGCTGTATAATGGTGCATTAACCCTCCTTAAGCACAAACAG TATGAAAGTGGTTCTGACCTGGCTCTTCTCATGGTGGATGTCTTGAATACTGCTAAGGAGCCTGTCACAGAAGGTCACACAG ACAAGGTGGTAGAGCTGCTGCGTGTGATGGAGGATCCTAACCTGGACCGACACCAGTACCTGAACTCTGCCCTCCGCTGGACCATCAATGTGGAGCCACGCTGCAAGGCTGGACATCCCGAGCTCCACAAGAAGTGTGGACTGCTCTTCTGGCAAG AGAAAAATTATATTCAGGCCAGATATCATTATCTTCATTCCTCTGATGGCAACAACCTGGCAGCAATGTTGATAGAATACCACACTACTCTTGGATATCCTTCTGAAGCAGATCTTTTCATTGCTCAAACAGTTCTGCA atttttGTGCCTACAAAATAAAGACACAGCGATGGTTGTATTCACAGTCTACACAAAGCAACACCCTGATGTAGAGCGCGGCCCTCCATACATACAGCCTCTCCTTAACTTTATTTGGTTTCTTCTCTTAGCTCTAGAAAG TGGTAAGCTAGCTGTGTTTGTAGTTCTATGTGAAAAATACCAGACTTCTATAAGCAGAGACCCTTCATATAGAGAG TACTTAGACAAGATTGGCCAGATATTTTTCGGAGTACCGCCTCCCAAGTCTCAGTCTCAGGGTGGTTTTCTTGGCAACTTGATACACAGTCTATTAGGGGAAGATGGGGACAACATGAGCCCTTCAGGGACCACCAGCCACACCCCTGTTCTCACGCCCCACACTCCCAGCACTGAGCAAAAGAGCATGACCCCAGTGGAGTTGGACTAG